The following are encoded together in the Populus trichocarpa isolate Nisqually-1 chromosome 5, P.trichocarpa_v4.1, whole genome shotgun sequence genome:
- the LOC18099667 gene encoding transcription factor bHLH155 isoform X4 produces MGMGTDLHDTLRSLCFNTDWNYAVFWKLKHRARMIVGQVAVSGKHQWIFADKHVTNSFSSYETIVVVAVVPYGVVQLGSLNKVSEDVNLVTHIKDVFFALQDSTVSHVTSPSQHGMKNALCLKTAAELKNKQEVLEIPTPTNDESIDLLNLKSNASYLDHRSQLGMNIISDRMFGGETSVWKDLGRGSEHNTTMHSNSFMRENVSLSDLVLPNEKLGADLAGFPADLFDSTICDRDKSDSINLRPNVVLNAPESSDITFKRDLEKKLDHPAESTHFNSSDTFFKFSAGCELLEALGPSFLNRCMPFDYQTGKSEAGNIFEMPEGMSSSQMTFDFGSENLLEAVVGNVCHSGSDVKSEKSGCKSVQSLLTAEKLPEPSIQTKHIMNSAGYSINQSSVVEEDVHNLSNSTEVCGGMSSKGFSSTCPSTYSEQLDKRSESAKNSKKRAKPGENCRPRPRDRQLIQDRIKELRELVPNGSKCSIDSLLERTIKHMLFLENITKHADKLNKCAEPKMHQKGTDASNYEQGSSWAVEVGGHLKVSSIIVENLNKNGQMLVEMLCEECSHFLEIAEAIRSLGLTILKGITEVQGEKTWICFVVEGQNNKIMHRMDILWSLVQILQPKTTN; encoded by the exons GTACTGACTTGCATGATACTTTGAGGAGCCTCTGCTTCAATACTGATTGGAATTATGCTGTTTTTTGGAAGCTTAAACATCGTGCTCGCAT GATTGTTGGACAGGTGGCAGTCAGTGGAAAACATCAGTGGATCTTTGCAGATAAACATGTTACTAATTCCTTCTCATCATATGAG ACCATTGTTGTTGTGGCTGTTGTTCCGTATGGAGTTGTACAGCTTGGCTCTTTGAATAAA GTTAGTGAGGATGTGAATTTGGTGACACATATTAAAGATGTCTTTTTTGCCCTTCAAGATTCCACCGTCTCACATGTTACTAGTCCATCACAACATGGTATGAAGAACGCATTATGTCTg AAAACAGCagctgaattgaaaaataaacaagaagtgCTTGAAATACCAACACCAACAAATGATGAAAGCATCGATTTACTTAATCTGAAATCAAATGCCTCCTATTTGGATCACCGGAGTCAACTAGGGATGAATATAATTAGTGATCGGATGTTTGGAGGGGAGACTAGTGTCTGGAAAGATCTAGGTCGGGGATCAGAGCACAATACGACAATGCATTCAAATAGTTTTATGAGGGAGAATGTTAGTCTATCTGATCTTGTACTTCCAAATGAAAAGCTTGGAGCTGATCTTGCAGGCTTCCCTGCAGACCTCTTTGACTCTACCATTTGTGATAGAGATAAGTCAGATAGCATTAATCTTCGTCCAAATGTGGTGTTGAATGCACCTGAATCTTCAGACATAACATTCAAAAGGGATTTGGAGAAGAAACTGGACCACCCAGCTGAATCAACTCACTTCAACTCCTCGGACACATTTTTTAAGTTCTCTGCTGGCTGCGAGTTGCTTGAAGCGCTAGGACCATCTTTCTTGAACAGGTGTATGCCCTTTGATTATCAAACAGGGAAGAGTGAAGCTGGAAATATTTTTGAGATGCCAGAGGGGATGAGTAGTAGCCAGATGACATTTGACTTTGGCTCAGAGAATCTTTTAGAAGCAGTAGTAGGCAATGTTTGCCATAGTGGCAGTGATGTTAAAAGTGAGAAATCAGGTTGTAAATCAGTGCAGTCTCTGTTAACAGCTGAGAAATTGCCTGAGCCCTCTATCCAGACTAAGCATATCATGAATTCAGCAGGTTATTCAATTAATCAGTCCTCTGTTGTTGAAGAGGATGTACATAATTTATCTAACTCAACAGAAGTGTGTGGTGGAATGTCTTCCAAAGGATTTTCATCAACTTGTCCAAGTACCTATAGTGAGCAGTTGGATAAGCGTTCAGAATCAGCTAAGAACAGCAAAAAAAGGGCTAAACCTGGTGAAAATTGCAGGCCTCGGCCAAGGGACAGACAACTGATCCAAGATCGCATCAAGGAGCTGAGAGAGCTTGTGCCCAATGGATCAAAG TGCAGTATAGATTCGTTGCTGGAGCGCACAATCAAGCACATGCTCTTTCTAGAAAACATTACAAAGCATGCTGACAAGCTCAATAAATGTGCAGAACCGAAG ATGCATCAGAAGGGAACAGATGCCTCCAATTATGAACAGGGTTCGAGCTGGGCAGTGGAAGTGGGAGGCCATCTAAAGGTCTCATCAATAATAGTAGAAAATCTAAACAAAAATGGACAGATGCTTGTAGAG ATGTTATGCGAGGAATGCAGTCATTTTCTTGAGATAGCAGAGGCTATCAGAAGTTTAGGTCTGACAATATTGAAAGGAATTACAGAAGTGCAGGGTGAGAAGACATGGATATGTTTCGTGGTTGAG GGGCAGAACAACAAAATTATGCATAGAATGGATATCCTATGGTCACTCGTGCAAATATTGCAGCCCAAGACAACAAACTAA
- the LOC18099667 gene encoding transcription factor bHLH155 isoform X1, translating to MGMGTDLHDTLRSLCFNTDWNYAVFWKLKHRARMVLTWEDGYYDNCEQHDALENKCFRQTQENLHGGHYPRDPLGLAVAKMSYHVYSLGEGIVGQVAVSGKHQWIFADKHVTNSFSSYEFSDGWQSQFSAGIRTIVVVAVVPYGVVQLGSLNKVSEDVNLVTHIKDVFFALQDSTVSHVTSPSQHGMKNALCLKTAAELKNKQEVLEIPTPTNDESIDLLNLKSNASYLDHRSQLGMNIISDRMFGGETSVWKDLGRGSEHNTTMHSNSFMRENVSLSDLVLPNEKLGADLAGFPADLFDSTICDRDKSDSINLRPNVVLNAPESSDITFKRDLEKKLDHPAESTHFNSSDTFFKFSAGCELLEALGPSFLNRCMPFDYQTGKSEAGNIFEMPEGMSSSQMTFDFGSENLLEAVVGNVCHSGSDVKSEKSGCKSVQSLLTAEKLPEPSIQTKHIMNSAGYSINQSSVVEEDVHNLSNSTEVCGGMSSKGFSSTCPSTYSEQLDKRSESAKNSKKRAKPGENCRPRPRDRQLIQDRIKELRELVPNGSKCSIDSLLERTIKHMLFLENITKHADKLNKCAEPKMHQKGTDASNYEQGSSWAVEVGGHLKVSSIIVENLNKNGQMLVEMLCEECSHFLEIAEAIRSLGLTILKGITEVQGEKTWICFVVEGQNNKIMHRMDILWSLVQILQPKTTN from the exons GTACTGACTTGCATGATACTTTGAGGAGCCTCTGCTTCAATACTGATTGGAATTATGCTGTTTTTTGGAAGCTTAAACATCGTGCTCGCAT ggTGTTAACTTGGGAAGATGGCTACTATGATAATTGTGAGCAACATGATGCTTTAGAGAACAAGTGCTTCAGGCAGACACAAGAAAATTTGCATGGTGGGCATTATCCACGTGACCCGCTTGGATTGGCTGTGGCAAAGATGTCTTACCATGTATACTCTCTCGGGGAAGG GATTGTTGGACAGGTGGCAGTCAGTGGAAAACATCAGTGGATCTTTGCAGATAAACATGTTACTAATTCCTTCTCATCATATGAG TTCTCTGATGGCTGGCAAAGTCAGTTTTCTGCTGGGATCAGG ACCATTGTTGTTGTGGCTGTTGTTCCGTATGGAGTTGTACAGCTTGGCTCTTTGAATAAA GTTAGTGAGGATGTGAATTTGGTGACACATATTAAAGATGTCTTTTTTGCCCTTCAAGATTCCACCGTCTCACATGTTACTAGTCCATCACAACATGGTATGAAGAACGCATTATGTCTg AAAACAGCagctgaattgaaaaataaacaagaagtgCTTGAAATACCAACACCAACAAATGATGAAAGCATCGATTTACTTAATCTGAAATCAAATGCCTCCTATTTGGATCACCGGAGTCAACTAGGGATGAATATAATTAGTGATCGGATGTTTGGAGGGGAGACTAGTGTCTGGAAAGATCTAGGTCGGGGATCAGAGCACAATACGACAATGCATTCAAATAGTTTTATGAGGGAGAATGTTAGTCTATCTGATCTTGTACTTCCAAATGAAAAGCTTGGAGCTGATCTTGCAGGCTTCCCTGCAGACCTCTTTGACTCTACCATTTGTGATAGAGATAAGTCAGATAGCATTAATCTTCGTCCAAATGTGGTGTTGAATGCACCTGAATCTTCAGACATAACATTCAAAAGGGATTTGGAGAAGAAACTGGACCACCCAGCTGAATCAACTCACTTCAACTCCTCGGACACATTTTTTAAGTTCTCTGCTGGCTGCGAGTTGCTTGAAGCGCTAGGACCATCTTTCTTGAACAGGTGTATGCCCTTTGATTATCAAACAGGGAAGAGTGAAGCTGGAAATATTTTTGAGATGCCAGAGGGGATGAGTAGTAGCCAGATGACATTTGACTTTGGCTCAGAGAATCTTTTAGAAGCAGTAGTAGGCAATGTTTGCCATAGTGGCAGTGATGTTAAAAGTGAGAAATCAGGTTGTAAATCAGTGCAGTCTCTGTTAACAGCTGAGAAATTGCCTGAGCCCTCTATCCAGACTAAGCATATCATGAATTCAGCAGGTTATTCAATTAATCAGTCCTCTGTTGTTGAAGAGGATGTACATAATTTATCTAACTCAACAGAAGTGTGTGGTGGAATGTCTTCCAAAGGATTTTCATCAACTTGTCCAAGTACCTATAGTGAGCAGTTGGATAAGCGTTCAGAATCAGCTAAGAACAGCAAAAAAAGGGCTAAACCTGGTGAAAATTGCAGGCCTCGGCCAAGGGACAGACAACTGATCCAAGATCGCATCAAGGAGCTGAGAGAGCTTGTGCCCAATGGATCAAAG TGCAGTATAGATTCGTTGCTGGAGCGCACAATCAAGCACATGCTCTTTCTAGAAAACATTACAAAGCATGCTGACAAGCTCAATAAATGTGCAGAACCGAAG ATGCATCAGAAGGGAACAGATGCCTCCAATTATGAACAGGGTTCGAGCTGGGCAGTGGAAGTGGGAGGCCATCTAAAGGTCTCATCAATAATAGTAGAAAATCTAAACAAAAATGGACAGATGCTTGTAGAG ATGTTATGCGAGGAATGCAGTCATTTTCTTGAGATAGCAGAGGCTATCAGAAGTTTAGGTCTGACAATATTGAAAGGAATTACAGAAGTGCAGGGTGAGAAGACATGGATATGTTTCGTGGTTGAG GGGCAGAACAACAAAATTATGCATAGAATGGATATCCTATGGTCACTCGTGCAAATATTGCAGCCCAAGACAACAAACTAA
- the LOC18099667 gene encoding transcription factor bHLH155 isoform X3 translates to MGMGTDLHDTLRSLCFNTDWNYAVFWKLKHRARMIVGQVAVSGKHQWIFADKHVTNSFSSYEFSDGWQSQFSAGIRTIVVVAVVPYGVVQLGSLNKVSEDVNLVTHIKDVFFALQDSTVSHVTSPSQHGMKNALCLKTAAELKNKQEVLEIPTPTNDESIDLLNLKSNASYLDHRSQLGMNIISDRMFGGETSVWKDLGRGSEHNTTMHSNSFMRENVSLSDLVLPNEKLGADLAGFPADLFDSTICDRDKSDSINLRPNVVLNAPESSDITFKRDLEKKLDHPAESTHFNSSDTFFKFSAGCELLEALGPSFLNRCMPFDYQTGKSEAGNIFEMPEGMSSSQMTFDFGSENLLEAVVGNVCHSGSDVKSEKSGCKSVQSLLTAEKLPEPSIQTKHIMNSAGYSINQSSVVEEDVHNLSNSTEVCGGMSSKGFSSTCPSTYSEQLDKRSESAKNSKKRAKPGENCRPRPRDRQLIQDRIKELRELVPNGSKCSIDSLLERTIKHMLFLENITKHADKLNKCAEPKMHQKGTDASNYEQGSSWAVEVGGHLKVSSIIVENLNKNGQMLVEMLCEECSHFLEIAEAIRSLGLTILKGITEVQGEKTWICFVVEGQNNKIMHRMDILWSLVQILQPKTTN, encoded by the exons GTACTGACTTGCATGATACTTTGAGGAGCCTCTGCTTCAATACTGATTGGAATTATGCTGTTTTTTGGAAGCTTAAACATCGTGCTCGCAT GATTGTTGGACAGGTGGCAGTCAGTGGAAAACATCAGTGGATCTTTGCAGATAAACATGTTACTAATTCCTTCTCATCATATGAG TTCTCTGATGGCTGGCAAAGTCAGTTTTCTGCTGGGATCAGG ACCATTGTTGTTGTGGCTGTTGTTCCGTATGGAGTTGTACAGCTTGGCTCTTTGAATAAA GTTAGTGAGGATGTGAATTTGGTGACACATATTAAAGATGTCTTTTTTGCCCTTCAAGATTCCACCGTCTCACATGTTACTAGTCCATCACAACATGGTATGAAGAACGCATTATGTCTg AAAACAGCagctgaattgaaaaataaacaagaagtgCTTGAAATACCAACACCAACAAATGATGAAAGCATCGATTTACTTAATCTGAAATCAAATGCCTCCTATTTGGATCACCGGAGTCAACTAGGGATGAATATAATTAGTGATCGGATGTTTGGAGGGGAGACTAGTGTCTGGAAAGATCTAGGTCGGGGATCAGAGCACAATACGACAATGCATTCAAATAGTTTTATGAGGGAGAATGTTAGTCTATCTGATCTTGTACTTCCAAATGAAAAGCTTGGAGCTGATCTTGCAGGCTTCCCTGCAGACCTCTTTGACTCTACCATTTGTGATAGAGATAAGTCAGATAGCATTAATCTTCGTCCAAATGTGGTGTTGAATGCACCTGAATCTTCAGACATAACATTCAAAAGGGATTTGGAGAAGAAACTGGACCACCCAGCTGAATCAACTCACTTCAACTCCTCGGACACATTTTTTAAGTTCTCTGCTGGCTGCGAGTTGCTTGAAGCGCTAGGACCATCTTTCTTGAACAGGTGTATGCCCTTTGATTATCAAACAGGGAAGAGTGAAGCTGGAAATATTTTTGAGATGCCAGAGGGGATGAGTAGTAGCCAGATGACATTTGACTTTGGCTCAGAGAATCTTTTAGAAGCAGTAGTAGGCAATGTTTGCCATAGTGGCAGTGATGTTAAAAGTGAGAAATCAGGTTGTAAATCAGTGCAGTCTCTGTTAACAGCTGAGAAATTGCCTGAGCCCTCTATCCAGACTAAGCATATCATGAATTCAGCAGGTTATTCAATTAATCAGTCCTCTGTTGTTGAAGAGGATGTACATAATTTATCTAACTCAACAGAAGTGTGTGGTGGAATGTCTTCCAAAGGATTTTCATCAACTTGTCCAAGTACCTATAGTGAGCAGTTGGATAAGCGTTCAGAATCAGCTAAGAACAGCAAAAAAAGGGCTAAACCTGGTGAAAATTGCAGGCCTCGGCCAAGGGACAGACAACTGATCCAAGATCGCATCAAGGAGCTGAGAGAGCTTGTGCCCAATGGATCAAAG TGCAGTATAGATTCGTTGCTGGAGCGCACAATCAAGCACATGCTCTTTCTAGAAAACATTACAAAGCATGCTGACAAGCTCAATAAATGTGCAGAACCGAAG ATGCATCAGAAGGGAACAGATGCCTCCAATTATGAACAGGGTTCGAGCTGGGCAGTGGAAGTGGGAGGCCATCTAAAGGTCTCATCAATAATAGTAGAAAATCTAAACAAAAATGGACAGATGCTTGTAGAG ATGTTATGCGAGGAATGCAGTCATTTTCTTGAGATAGCAGAGGCTATCAGAAGTTTAGGTCTGACAATATTGAAAGGAATTACAGAAGTGCAGGGTGAGAAGACATGGATATGTTTCGTGGTTGAG GGGCAGAACAACAAAATTATGCATAGAATGGATATCCTATGGTCACTCGTGCAAATATTGCAGCCCAAGACAACAAACTAA
- the LOC18099667 gene encoding transcription factor bHLH155 isoform X2: protein MGMGTDLHDTLRSLCFNTDWNYAVFWKLKHRARMVLTWEDGYYDNCEQHDALENKCFRQTQENLHGGHYPRDPLGLAVAKMSYHVYSLGEGIVGQVAVSGKHQWIFADKHVTNSFSSYETIVVVAVVPYGVVQLGSLNKVSEDVNLVTHIKDVFFALQDSTVSHVTSPSQHGMKNALCLKTAAELKNKQEVLEIPTPTNDESIDLLNLKSNASYLDHRSQLGMNIISDRMFGGETSVWKDLGRGSEHNTTMHSNSFMRENVSLSDLVLPNEKLGADLAGFPADLFDSTICDRDKSDSINLRPNVVLNAPESSDITFKRDLEKKLDHPAESTHFNSSDTFFKFSAGCELLEALGPSFLNRCMPFDYQTGKSEAGNIFEMPEGMSSSQMTFDFGSENLLEAVVGNVCHSGSDVKSEKSGCKSVQSLLTAEKLPEPSIQTKHIMNSAGYSINQSSVVEEDVHNLSNSTEVCGGMSSKGFSSTCPSTYSEQLDKRSESAKNSKKRAKPGENCRPRPRDRQLIQDRIKELRELVPNGSKCSIDSLLERTIKHMLFLENITKHADKLNKCAEPKMHQKGTDASNYEQGSSWAVEVGGHLKVSSIIVENLNKNGQMLVEMLCEECSHFLEIAEAIRSLGLTILKGITEVQGEKTWICFVVEGQNNKIMHRMDILWSLVQILQPKTTN from the exons GTACTGACTTGCATGATACTTTGAGGAGCCTCTGCTTCAATACTGATTGGAATTATGCTGTTTTTTGGAAGCTTAAACATCGTGCTCGCAT ggTGTTAACTTGGGAAGATGGCTACTATGATAATTGTGAGCAACATGATGCTTTAGAGAACAAGTGCTTCAGGCAGACACAAGAAAATTTGCATGGTGGGCATTATCCACGTGACCCGCTTGGATTGGCTGTGGCAAAGATGTCTTACCATGTATACTCTCTCGGGGAAGG GATTGTTGGACAGGTGGCAGTCAGTGGAAAACATCAGTGGATCTTTGCAGATAAACATGTTACTAATTCCTTCTCATCATATGAG ACCATTGTTGTTGTGGCTGTTGTTCCGTATGGAGTTGTACAGCTTGGCTCTTTGAATAAA GTTAGTGAGGATGTGAATTTGGTGACACATATTAAAGATGTCTTTTTTGCCCTTCAAGATTCCACCGTCTCACATGTTACTAGTCCATCACAACATGGTATGAAGAACGCATTATGTCTg AAAACAGCagctgaattgaaaaataaacaagaagtgCTTGAAATACCAACACCAACAAATGATGAAAGCATCGATTTACTTAATCTGAAATCAAATGCCTCCTATTTGGATCACCGGAGTCAACTAGGGATGAATATAATTAGTGATCGGATGTTTGGAGGGGAGACTAGTGTCTGGAAAGATCTAGGTCGGGGATCAGAGCACAATACGACAATGCATTCAAATAGTTTTATGAGGGAGAATGTTAGTCTATCTGATCTTGTACTTCCAAATGAAAAGCTTGGAGCTGATCTTGCAGGCTTCCCTGCAGACCTCTTTGACTCTACCATTTGTGATAGAGATAAGTCAGATAGCATTAATCTTCGTCCAAATGTGGTGTTGAATGCACCTGAATCTTCAGACATAACATTCAAAAGGGATTTGGAGAAGAAACTGGACCACCCAGCTGAATCAACTCACTTCAACTCCTCGGACACATTTTTTAAGTTCTCTGCTGGCTGCGAGTTGCTTGAAGCGCTAGGACCATCTTTCTTGAACAGGTGTATGCCCTTTGATTATCAAACAGGGAAGAGTGAAGCTGGAAATATTTTTGAGATGCCAGAGGGGATGAGTAGTAGCCAGATGACATTTGACTTTGGCTCAGAGAATCTTTTAGAAGCAGTAGTAGGCAATGTTTGCCATAGTGGCAGTGATGTTAAAAGTGAGAAATCAGGTTGTAAATCAGTGCAGTCTCTGTTAACAGCTGAGAAATTGCCTGAGCCCTCTATCCAGACTAAGCATATCATGAATTCAGCAGGTTATTCAATTAATCAGTCCTCTGTTGTTGAAGAGGATGTACATAATTTATCTAACTCAACAGAAGTGTGTGGTGGAATGTCTTCCAAAGGATTTTCATCAACTTGTCCAAGTACCTATAGTGAGCAGTTGGATAAGCGTTCAGAATCAGCTAAGAACAGCAAAAAAAGGGCTAAACCTGGTGAAAATTGCAGGCCTCGGCCAAGGGACAGACAACTGATCCAAGATCGCATCAAGGAGCTGAGAGAGCTTGTGCCCAATGGATCAAAG TGCAGTATAGATTCGTTGCTGGAGCGCACAATCAAGCACATGCTCTTTCTAGAAAACATTACAAAGCATGCTGACAAGCTCAATAAATGTGCAGAACCGAAG ATGCATCAGAAGGGAACAGATGCCTCCAATTATGAACAGGGTTCGAGCTGGGCAGTGGAAGTGGGAGGCCATCTAAAGGTCTCATCAATAATAGTAGAAAATCTAAACAAAAATGGACAGATGCTTGTAGAG ATGTTATGCGAGGAATGCAGTCATTTTCTTGAGATAGCAGAGGCTATCAGAAGTTTAGGTCTGACAATATTGAAAGGAATTACAGAAGTGCAGGGTGAGAAGACATGGATATGTTTCGTGGTTGAG GGGCAGAACAACAAAATTATGCATAGAATGGATATCCTATGGTCACTCGTGCAAATATTGCAGCCCAAGACAACAAACTAA
- the LOC18099667 gene encoding transcription factor bHLH155 isoform X5 yields MGMGTDLHDTLRSLCFNTDWNYAVFWKLKHRARMVLTWEDGYYDNCEQHDALENKCFRQTQENLHGGHYPRDPLGLAVAKMSYHVYSLGEGIVGQVAVSGKHQWIFADKHVTNSFSSYEFSDGWQSQFSAGIRTIVVVAVVPYGVVQLGSLNKVSEDVNLVTHIKDVFFALQDSTVSHVTSPSQHGMKNALCLKTAAELKNKQEVLEIPTPTNDESIDLLNLKSNASYLDHRSQLGMNIISDRMFGGETSVWKDLGRGSEHNTTMHSNSFMRENVSLSDLVLPNEKLGADLAGFPADLFDSTICDRDKSDSINLRPNVVLNAPESSDITFKRDLEKKLDHPAESTHFNSSDTFFKFSAGCELLEALGPSFLNRCMPFDYQTGKSEAGNIFEMPEGMSSSQMTFDFGSENLLEAVVGNVCHSGSDVKSEKSGCKSVQSLLTAEKLPEPSIQTKHIMNSAGYSINQSSVVEEDVHNLSNSTEVCGGMSSKGFSSTCPSTYSEQLDKRSESAKNSKKRAKPGENCRPRPRDRQLIQDRIKELRELVPNGSKYRFVAGAHNQAHALSRKHYKAC; encoded by the exons GTACTGACTTGCATGATACTTTGAGGAGCCTCTGCTTCAATACTGATTGGAATTATGCTGTTTTTTGGAAGCTTAAACATCGTGCTCGCAT ggTGTTAACTTGGGAAGATGGCTACTATGATAATTGTGAGCAACATGATGCTTTAGAGAACAAGTGCTTCAGGCAGACACAAGAAAATTTGCATGGTGGGCATTATCCACGTGACCCGCTTGGATTGGCTGTGGCAAAGATGTCTTACCATGTATACTCTCTCGGGGAAGG GATTGTTGGACAGGTGGCAGTCAGTGGAAAACATCAGTGGATCTTTGCAGATAAACATGTTACTAATTCCTTCTCATCATATGAG TTCTCTGATGGCTGGCAAAGTCAGTTTTCTGCTGGGATCAGG ACCATTGTTGTTGTGGCTGTTGTTCCGTATGGAGTTGTACAGCTTGGCTCTTTGAATAAA GTTAGTGAGGATGTGAATTTGGTGACACATATTAAAGATGTCTTTTTTGCCCTTCAAGATTCCACCGTCTCACATGTTACTAGTCCATCACAACATGGTATGAAGAACGCATTATGTCTg AAAACAGCagctgaattgaaaaataaacaagaagtgCTTGAAATACCAACACCAACAAATGATGAAAGCATCGATTTACTTAATCTGAAATCAAATGCCTCCTATTTGGATCACCGGAGTCAACTAGGGATGAATATAATTAGTGATCGGATGTTTGGAGGGGAGACTAGTGTCTGGAAAGATCTAGGTCGGGGATCAGAGCACAATACGACAATGCATTCAAATAGTTTTATGAGGGAGAATGTTAGTCTATCTGATCTTGTACTTCCAAATGAAAAGCTTGGAGCTGATCTTGCAGGCTTCCCTGCAGACCTCTTTGACTCTACCATTTGTGATAGAGATAAGTCAGATAGCATTAATCTTCGTCCAAATGTGGTGTTGAATGCACCTGAATCTTCAGACATAACATTCAAAAGGGATTTGGAGAAGAAACTGGACCACCCAGCTGAATCAACTCACTTCAACTCCTCGGACACATTTTTTAAGTTCTCTGCTGGCTGCGAGTTGCTTGAAGCGCTAGGACCATCTTTCTTGAACAGGTGTATGCCCTTTGATTATCAAACAGGGAAGAGTGAAGCTGGAAATATTTTTGAGATGCCAGAGGGGATGAGTAGTAGCCAGATGACATTTGACTTTGGCTCAGAGAATCTTTTAGAAGCAGTAGTAGGCAATGTTTGCCATAGTGGCAGTGATGTTAAAAGTGAGAAATCAGGTTGTAAATCAGTGCAGTCTCTGTTAACAGCTGAGAAATTGCCTGAGCCCTCTATCCAGACTAAGCATATCATGAATTCAGCAGGTTATTCAATTAATCAGTCCTCTGTTGTTGAAGAGGATGTACATAATTTATCTAACTCAACAGAAGTGTGTGGTGGAATGTCTTCCAAAGGATTTTCATCAACTTGTCCAAGTACCTATAGTGAGCAGTTGGATAAGCGTTCAGAATCAGCTAAGAACAGCAAAAAAAGGGCTAAACCTGGTGAAAATTGCAGGCCTCGGCCAAGGGACAGACAACTGATCCAAGATCGCATCAAGGAGCTGAGAGAGCTTGTGCCCAATGGATCAAAG TATAGATTCGTTGCTGGAGCGCACAATCAAGCACATGCTCTTTCTAGAAAACATTACAAAGCATGCTGA